In one Bradysia coprophila strain Holo2 unplaced genomic scaffold, BU_Bcop_v1 contig_316, whole genome shotgun sequence genomic region, the following are encoded:
- the LOC119079257 gene encoding LOW QUALITY PROTEIN: septin-7-like (The sequence of the model RefSeq protein was modified relative to this genomic sequence to represent the inferred CDS: deleted 2 bases in 2 codons), translating to MSAPASHQTQGPPVPPAKPVLSSPGAYMANFTSSATTPTAGIHGVNKVHEKPAIAARPIPPPTLPKYSSSFSKVDRDRNEFAGKIDRAEREKDGIGGSYRLASLDRLATRQRILEQNGGLGTLPDKNGTNGTETNGSITHSLQAKREMFFKSDSQQSPSGPPPNPPSVNNHVSASNTQNNTPISTPTSSEKNSIGNNHTNNSNSTAMNNLTNNLNNINLKKDKDSHENNHHDSNKIAHERQDKEKQQAIVRPKVKEIDGYVGFASLPDQVYRKAVKKGFEFTLMVVGESGLGKSTLINSMFLSDIYNQEQYPGPSHRIKKTVAVETTKVLLKENGVNLTLTVVDTPGFGDAVDNSNCWVPVIEFVESKYEEYLTAESRVHRKAITDNRVHTCLYFIAPSGHGLKTLDVEFMQRLCDKVNIIPVIAKADTMTPEEVQLFKKQILNEIAQHKINIYDFPEPLEDEEEAKVLRQLRSRVPFAIVGANSVIEVDGRRVRGRKYPWGVAEVENLEHCDFIALRNIVIRTHLQDLKDVTNNVHYENYRCRKLAGLGVDGKQSRLSNNLCNQGVMNSFMTVW from the exons ATGAGTGCACCTGCTTCACATCAAACACAAGGACCACCAGTTCCGCCAGCCAAACCCGTACTGTCATCGCCCGGCGCGTATATGGCAAATTTTACATCGTCAGCCACAACACCAACGGCTGGTATTCACGGAGTGAATAAAGTCCACGAGAAGCCGGCTATTGCTGCACGACCCATTCCACCGCCAACATTGCCAAAGTATTCATCTAGTTTTAGTAAGGTCGACCGAGATCGCAACGAATTCGCTGGCAAAATTGATAGAGCTGAACGGGAGAAG GATGGAATCGGCGGTTCGTATCGTTTGGCTAGCTTAGATCGGCTGGCAACGAGACAACGCATTCTGGAACAGAACGGCGGATTAGGTACATTGCCTGATAAAAACGGTACGAATGGTACTGAGACAAATGGTAGCATCACACATTCG ttACAAGCTAAAAGGGAAATGTTCTTCAAATCGGACTCCCAACAGAGTCCATCCGGACCACCACCGAATCCTCCATCGGTTAATAATCATGTGAGTGCGTCCAATACACAa AACAATACTCCGATCAGTACACCAACGTcaagtgaaaaaaattcaataggCAACAACCACACCAACAATTCCAATTCCACCGCAATGAACAATCTCACCAACAATTTGAACAACATCAATCTGAAGAAAGACAAAGATAGTCACGAGAACAACCATCACGATTCGAATAAAATTGCTCACGAACGACAGGACAAAGAGAAGCAACAGGCCATCGTGCGACCGAAAGTGAAAGAAATCGATGGCTACGTCGGTTTCGCCAGTCTACCCGATCAGGTGTATCGGAAGGCGGTCAAAAAAGGTTTCGAATTCACATTGATGGTGGTCGGTGAGAGTGGTTTGGGCAAGTCGACCCTAATCAACTCAATGTTCCTATCGGACATTTACAATCAGGAACAGTATCCGGGTCCGTCGCatagaattaagaaaactgtGGCTGTTGAAACGACAAAAGTTTTACTCAAAGAAAATGGCGTCAATTTAACGCTGACCGTGGTTGATACGCCTGGTTTCGGCGATGCTGTAGATAATAGCAACTG TTGGGTGCCAGTCATCGAATTTGTTGAATCCAAATACGAAGAATATTTAACGGCCGAGTCTCGAGTCCATCGCAAGGCCATAACCGATAATCGTGTCCACACCTGTCTGTATTTCATTGCACCGTCCGGACACGGGCTAAAAACATTGGACGTCGAATTTATGCAGAGACTTTGCGACAAAGTCAACATTATTCCAGTCATAGCCAAAGCTGACACCATGACACCAGAAGAAGTGCAACTGTTCAAGAAACAA ATCTTAAACGAAATTGCTCAACACAAAATCAACATTTACGATTTCCCCGAACCGTTGGAGGACGAAGAAGAAGCCAAAGTTTTGCGACAGCTGAGAAGTCGAGTGCCATTCGCAATTGTCGGTGCAAATTCCGTTATTGAAGTGGACGGCCGTCGAGTACGCGGACGTAAATATCCGTGGGGAGTGGCTGAAG tTGAAAACTTGGAACATTGTGATTTCATTGCACTCAGAAACATTGTGATTCGAACTCATTTA CAAGACTTAAAGGATGTCACA AATAACGTTCACTACGAGAACTACAGATGCCGAAAATTGGCCGGATTGGGCGTTGATGGAAAACAGTCACGGCTAAGCAATAA TTTATGCAATCAAGGCGTCATGAACTCATTTATGACCGTTTGGTAA